A part of Schistosoma mansoni strain Puerto Rico chromosome W, complete genome genomic DNA contains:
- a CDS encoding serine/threonine kinase — MLGSERLFYKSVGAFGKVWLVRKKDNNQLYAMKLLNKRDVVERRQLAHVQAERDILAEADNEWVVKLFFSFQDSRALYLVMEYIPGGDMMSLLIKKGIFEEPLARFYIAELTLALQSVHAMGFVHRDIKPDNILINREGHIKLTDFGLCTGFRWTHSSKYWDLDFNIPCTSPSLHHDKTLERRRNSFANRRCAQSLVGTPNYIAPEILRRQDYGQACDWWSVGVILYEMLVGQPPFLAQTAADTQIRVVQWYNYLKLPGEPRLKKDASNLIRQLLRDPSDRLSDPVKIKSHPFFESVAWDKLVQETPPYVPTIRDELDTSNFDPVDDERTLYSSGNNHSLDYSSTNNTQLPFPNFTFKRFFDRDPTTIQTP, encoded by the exons ATGCTCGGTTCAGAAAGGCTCTTTTACAAAA GTGTTGGAGCATTTGGCAAAGTATGGCTTGTACGCAAAAAGGATAATAATCAACTATATGCCATGAAGTTATTAAATAAAAGAGATGTTGTAGAACGTCGACAGTTAGCTCATGTACAAGCTGAAAGAGATATTCTAGCTGAGGCAGATAATGAGTGGGTtgtgaaattatttttttcattccaAGATTCACGAGCACTTTATTTAGTTATGGAGTATATTCCTG GTGGTGATATGATGTCATTATTAATTAAGAAAGGTATTTTCGAAGAACCGTTAGCACGGTTTTATATCGCTGAATTGACATTAGCATTGCAGAGTGTTCACGCTATGGGATTCGTGCATCG AGATATCAAACCGGACAACATTCTCATTAATCGTGAAGGACATATTAAATTAACAGATTTCGGTTTGTGTACTGGTTTTCGCTGGACACATAGTTCCAAATATTGGGATTTAGACTTCAATATACCTTGTACCTCACCCAGCC TACACCATGACAAAACACTTGAAAGGCGCAGGAATAGTTTTGCTAATCGTCGATGTGCACAATCTTTAGTTGGAACGCCGAATTACATTGCACCAGAAATTTTGCGCAGACAAG ATTATGGACAAGCCTGCGACTGGTGGTCTGTTGGGGTGATTTTATACGAAATGCTTGTTGGACAGCCTCCTTTCCTAGCGCAGACAGCGGCAGATACTCAAATTCGTGTTGTCCAGTGGTATAATTACCTTAAGTTGCCCGGTGAGCCACGTTTAAAAAAAGATGCAAGCAATCTTATACGTCAACTCCTCCGAGATCCATCTGACAGACTATCTGATCCAGTAAAAATAAAATCCCATCCTTTCTTTGAATCAGTTGCATGGGATAAACTTGTTCAGGAAACGCCCCCATACGTTCCAACA ATTCGTGATGAGTTGGATACATCCAACTTTGACCCAGTTGATGATGAACGTACACTTTATAGTAGTGGGAACAATCATAGTTTGGATTATTCATCGACTAACAATACTCAATTACCATTTCCAAACTTTACATTCAAACGATTTTTCGATCGTGATCCAACCACTATCCAAACTCCATAA